One window of the Streptomyces sp. B3I8 genome contains the following:
- a CDS encoding NAD-dependent epimerase/dehydratase family protein: MNVFIIGATGFVGGRLAPHLAAEGHTVSGLARTDTAVTALRQRGITPVAADLDARRPAAIDAASAADAVIYAAQADPEQETATVADLTRALAGSGKTLLFLSGSGVLMQRTAGAWSPDVFAEDDAFATEPLAGFRKDAEDAVLASAAHGVRAMVVRPGQIWGPGDHGHMSMIYQSVAVLGAAAYVGDGLAVYSHVHIDDVTRLFSLALAKGRAGGLYHAVAGETPNRWIAEKVAEDLGVKTRSVTPEEAEQVWGPFGALVLAASSRIRATAAQRELGWQPRHTDMLTMTGDQRLRDLAVPTG, encoded by the coding sequence ATGAACGTCTTCATCATCGGAGCCACCGGTTTCGTCGGCGGCCGCCTCGCCCCCCACCTGGCCGCCGAAGGACACACCGTCTCCGGCCTGGCCCGCACCGATACCGCTGTCACCGCCCTGCGGCAGCGGGGCATCACCCCCGTCGCAGCCGACCTGGACGCACGCCGCCCGGCCGCGATCGACGCCGCGTCGGCCGCGGACGCCGTCATCTATGCCGCCCAGGCCGACCCGGAACAGGAAACGGCCACCGTCGCCGACCTGACCCGTGCGCTGGCGGGATCCGGCAAGACGCTGCTCTTCCTGTCCGGCAGCGGCGTACTGATGCAGCGCACCGCAGGCGCCTGGAGTCCGGACGTCTTCGCCGAGGACGACGCCTTCGCCACCGAGCCACTGGCCGGATTCCGCAAGGATGCCGAGGACGCCGTTCTGGCCTCCGCCGCTCACGGTGTGCGCGCGATGGTGGTCCGCCCCGGCCAGATCTGGGGCCCCGGCGACCACGGACACATGTCGATGATCTACCAGTCGGTCGCCGTGCTCGGCGCCGCCGCATACGTCGGCGACGGGCTCGCCGTCTACAGCCACGTCCACATCGACGACGTGACCCGCCTGTTCAGCCTCGCTCTGGCCAAGGGCCGGGCAGGGGGCCTGTACCACGCGGTCGCCGGTGAGACCCCGAACCGGTGGATCGCGGAGAAGGTCGCCGAAGACCTCGGCGTGAAGACCCGCAGCGTCACCCCGGAGGAGGCCGAGCAGGTGTGGGGGCCGTTCGGCGCCCTCGTCCTGGCCGCCTCCAGCCGTATCCGCGCCACCGCCGCCCAGCGGGAACTGGGCTGGCAACCCCGGCACACCGACATGCTCACCATGACCGGCGACCAGCGCTTGCGCGACCTGGCCGTCCCCACCGGCTGA
- a CDS encoding alpha/beta fold hydrolase, with product MSSTDWLPDGYTLQRTATNDTHLSVAVGGSGPILVLLHGWPQTSRAWARVMPALARTHTVVVPDLRGTGESERPENGYAKTDQADDMRGVLDALNLTGPVAVVGHDIGSMVALAWAASHPDDISRLVLVDALLPGLGLEEAMNVAEGGMWHFGLFMTEHIPEMLFDGHELEFFTATFSAMSNPGTFTDTDLAHYARAYTGRERLRGGFAHYRTLLDDGRDNRALLARRKLPMPVLAIGTTRSGTSTAQALGPHAKDVRSAVAPTGHFVAEEDPSWFTETVTTFLA from the coding sequence GTGAGCAGCACCGACTGGCTTCCCGACGGCTACACCCTCCAGCGCACAGCCACCAACGACACGCACCTGTCCGTGGCGGTCGGAGGCAGCGGACCGATCCTGGTCCTCCTGCACGGCTGGCCCCAGACCTCGCGCGCCTGGGCCCGCGTCATGCCCGCACTCGCCCGCACCCACACCGTCGTCGTCCCCGACCTGCGCGGCACCGGCGAGAGCGAACGCCCCGAGAACGGCTACGCCAAGACCGACCAGGCCGACGACATGCGCGGCGTTCTCGACGCCCTGAACCTGACGGGACCGGTCGCGGTGGTCGGCCACGACATCGGCTCCATGGTCGCCCTGGCCTGGGCCGCCTCCCACCCCGACGACATCTCCCGACTGGTCCTGGTCGACGCCCTGCTGCCCGGCCTCGGCCTGGAAGAGGCGATGAACGTCGCCGAAGGCGGCATGTGGCACTTCGGCCTCTTCATGACCGAGCACATACCGGAGATGCTCTTCGACGGCCATGAGCTGGAGTTCTTCACCGCCACCTTCAGCGCCATGTCCAACCCGGGCACCTTCACCGACACCGACCTCGCCCACTACGCCCGTGCCTACACCGGCCGCGAGCGGCTGCGCGGCGGGTTCGCCCATTACCGCACCCTCCTTGACGACGGCCGCGACAACCGCGCCCTGCTCGCCCGGCGCAAGCTGCCCATGCCTGTCCTGGCCATCGGCACCACCCGTTCCGGTACCAGCACCGCCCAGGCCCTGGGGCCCCACGCCAAGGATGTACGCAGCGCCGTCGCACCGACCGGACACTTCGTCGCCGAAGAGGACCCCAGCTGGTTCACCGAGACGGTGACCACCTTCCTCGCGTGA
- a CDS encoding TetR family transcriptional regulator, producing the protein MSTARLRAAPEAPAGLRERKKQQTRDALIDAALRLFQEHGFAETTLDEVCATVEISKRTFFRYFASKEDAVLAPSHELWLTFLREVESVPSSGRPVFAILQDALLTALDKMTASHWAERMAASRRLAETSPSITAHNLSFCDRISDRTRQTLSTRLTLTDPEDLRPRLAQDLLVAAFQSAVEQWAKQPGEKTRPGLRARLESALTAAAQVTTYSGDPTLGDGQT; encoded by the coding sequence ATGTCAACCGCCAGACTGAGGGCAGCGCCCGAAGCTCCCGCCGGGCTGCGAGAACGCAAGAAGCAGCAGACCCGGGATGCTCTCATCGACGCCGCCCTGCGCCTCTTCCAGGAACACGGCTTCGCCGAGACGACGCTGGACGAGGTCTGCGCCACGGTGGAGATCTCCAAAAGGACGTTCTTCCGCTACTTCGCCAGCAAGGAGGACGCCGTCCTGGCCCCCAGCCACGAACTGTGGCTGACCTTTCTGCGCGAAGTCGAGTCAGTCCCGTCCTCTGGCCGGCCTGTCTTCGCGATCCTGCAAGATGCCCTGCTCACCGCGCTCGACAAGATGACCGCCTCCCACTGGGCGGAACGCATGGCGGCCAGCCGGCGGCTTGCGGAGACCTCGCCCTCGATCACCGCACACAACCTGAGCTTCTGCGACCGCATCAGCGACCGAACCCGGCAGACACTGTCCACGCGGCTGACCCTGACCGACCCTGAAGACCTGCGCCCGCGCCTGGCCCAGGACCTCCTCGTCGCCGCGTTCCAATCCGCCGTGGAGCAGTGGGCGAAACAGCCGGGCGAGAAGACCCGCCCAGGCCTGCGCGCACGGCTGGAGAGCGCCCTCACCGCGGCGGCACAGGTCACCACCTACAGCGGCGACCCCACGCTCGGCGACGGACAGACATAG
- a CDS encoding zinc-binding dehydrogenase, with the protein MLTLIRVCHSVTNFGMVFMKAVIVPSFGDSDVLTLVDHAEPIPGLGRVVVKMEAAGVGYVDVMARKGDYQPLSEPGFVPGLEAAGTVAAVGKGVDARWTGQRVFLLTKCGAYAEAIEVGERDLVRLPAGVSAAEAVALGINALVAGLGLDRANVKKGDRVLVRGAGGGIGLMAAQLATLAEGEVTAITSSPERADRLRELGVARVLDRSEGVDGRGEGYDVVVDPVAGADLGRYIEGLRPNGRYLLVGSAGGVPEPDTFQSFLAGYHNSPTLIAFSLNSVGPETVGVAAAALFDQAARGDLRGVIDEQFPLAEAHRAHERLESAPVFGKITLHP; encoded by the coding sequence ATGCTGACACTGATACGCGTCTGCCACTCAGTGACAAATTTTGGGATGGTGTTCATGAAGGCTGTCATCGTGCCGTCGTTCGGGGATTCCGACGTGCTCACACTCGTCGATCACGCCGAGCCCATCCCAGGGCTGGGGCGGGTGGTGGTGAAGATGGAGGCCGCAGGGGTCGGCTATGTCGATGTGATGGCTCGCAAGGGCGACTACCAGCCGCTCTCCGAACCCGGCTTCGTCCCGGGGCTGGAGGCGGCAGGCACTGTTGCCGCTGTCGGGAAGGGAGTGGACGCGCGGTGGACCGGTCAGCGGGTCTTCCTGCTGACGAAGTGCGGAGCCTATGCCGAAGCAATCGAAGTCGGCGAGCGTGACCTCGTTCGCCTGCCGGCGGGTGTCAGCGCCGCCGAGGCGGTCGCGTTGGGCATCAACGCACTGGTGGCGGGCTTGGGCCTGGACAGGGCGAACGTCAAGAAGGGCGATCGGGTGCTGGTCAGGGGTGCCGGTGGGGGCATCGGGCTGATGGCCGCCCAGTTGGCCACCTTGGCTGAGGGCGAGGTGACCGCGATCACTTCGTCGCCGGAGCGTGCGGATCGGCTGCGGGAACTCGGTGTGGCGCGGGTTCTGGACCGCAGCGAAGGCGTGGACGGCAGGGGGGAGGGCTACGACGTCGTCGTCGACCCGGTTGCGGGCGCGGACCTCGGCCGCTACATCGAGGGCTTGCGGCCCAACGGCCGGTACTTGCTCGTCGGGTCCGCAGGGGGCGTACCAGAGCCGGATACCTTCCAGAGTTTCCTCGCCGGCTACCACAACTCACCAACACTGATCGCTTTCAGTCTCAATTCTGTTGGCCCTGAAACGGTCGGAGTGGCGGCGGCCGCACTGTTCGATCAAGCTGCCCGGGGCGATCTCCGAGGGGTCATTGACGAACAGTTCCCGCTCGCCGAAGCTCACCGCGCACACGAGCGTCTCGAATCGGCTCCCGTCTTCGGAAAGATCACGCTGCACCCCTAA
- a CDS encoding DUF6300 family protein: MALSEFSDRLPRCSRCRGDLIMCGVAPQNDEHGRPIHLELWPVCDTGDVDRPAAPAMAARHSACRPT; encoded by the coding sequence ATGGCGTTGTCGGAATTCTCCGACCGGCTGCCGCGGTGTTCACGGTGCCGAGGCGACCTCATCATGTGCGGGGTGGCGCCGCAGAACGACGAACACGGACGGCCGATCCACCTGGAGCTGTGGCCGGTGTGCGACACCGGCGACGTGGACCGCCCGGCGGCCCCAGCGATGGCTGCGCGGCACTCTGCTTGCCGACCGACGTGA
- a CDS encoding response regulator yields the protein MTCILIVDDDPHLLRALTIALTARGYQTDAAPNATTALEAAATAAPDLAVIDLGLPDLDGINIVESLRGWSTAPIIVLSARHDETAKINALDAGADDYVTKPFGMGELLARIRAALRRATPADEQPVITTAAFTIDLAVKRVTTAAGEIRLTPTEWHLLEILVRNPGRLVTQRQLLQEVWGPRYEKETNYLRVHLANLRRKLEPEPSRPCYLITEPGIGYRFTPDPPA from the coding sequence GTGACCTGCATCCTCATCGTCGACGACGACCCCCACCTGCTGCGCGCCCTGACCATCGCCCTGACCGCCCGCGGCTACCAGACCGACGCGGCGCCCAACGCCACCACCGCTCTGGAGGCAGCCGCCACCGCAGCCCCCGACCTTGCTGTCATCGACCTCGGGCTGCCCGACCTTGACGGCATCAACATCGTCGAAAGCCTCCGCGGCTGGTCCACCGCTCCGATCATCGTCCTGTCCGCCCGTCACGACGAGACCGCCAAGATCAACGCCCTGGATGCCGGCGCCGACGATTACGTCACCAAACCCTTCGGCATGGGCGAACTCCTCGCCCGCATCCGCGCCGCCCTGCGCCGCGCCACCCCCGCCGACGAACAGCCCGTGATCACCACAGCGGCCTTCACCATCGACCTCGCCGTCAAGCGCGTCACCACCGCAGCCGGCGAAATCCGCCTCACTCCCACCGAATGGCATCTGCTGGAGATTCTCGTCCGCAACCCCGGACGCCTGGTCACCCAACGCCAACTCCTCCAGGAGGTCTGGGGACCGCGCTATGAGAAGGAGACCAACTACCTGCGCGTTCACCTCGCCAACCTGCGCCGCAAGCTGGAACCAGAACCCTCCCGACCCTGCTACCTCATCACCGAGCCCGGCATCGGCTACCGCTTCACCCCCGACCCTCCCGCTTGA
- a CDS encoding ATP-binding protein has product MKGLDLPHEGRRRRWSTGRRLAAAGASAAGLTVLTTTLVPVRDSLSLASIVLLYLTAVVIVAATGGLRLALAAAVASDLLVNFFFVPPFHTLTVENRDLVITLAVYVVVATTISVAVDLAARQRAAAARSGVEAALLARITEAPLEERPLTAVLEHVRDTFGMTGAALLERDADGERPVAVVGEPPSAHPTLSAPAGEHLRLVADGPALFAADQRFLTLLATGAARALQAERLAAQAARARELTEIDKLRAALLAAVGHDLRTPLAGIKACVSSLREPDLELTDAQQAELLATVDASADKMSDLVENLLALSRLQAGALSVHPRATAVDEITAVALLHTPLPPGRAVDIDVPDDLPPAWADPGLLERVVANLVANALQAGPPGRPVHVHARQEGEVISLQVTDHGPGVPADERELIFAPFQRLDDHTTHHGLGLGLAIARGFTEAMNGTLIPTDTPSGGLTMTLTLPTAP; this is encoded by the coding sequence ATGAAGGGCTTGGATCTGCCGCACGAGGGTCGGCGTCGCCGCTGGAGCACGGGGCGTCGGCTGGCTGCGGCCGGCGCCTCCGCAGCGGGCCTGACTGTCCTGACCACGACTCTGGTGCCCGTGAGGGACTCGCTGTCGCTCGCGAGCATCGTGCTGCTCTACCTCACCGCGGTGGTCATCGTGGCCGCCACCGGCGGACTGCGCCTCGCACTGGCCGCCGCAGTGGCCTCCGACCTGCTGGTCAACTTCTTCTTCGTCCCACCCTTCCACACCCTGACGGTGGAGAACCGCGACCTGGTCATCACCCTGGCCGTCTACGTGGTGGTCGCCACCACCATCAGCGTCGCGGTCGACCTGGCCGCCCGGCAACGCGCCGCCGCCGCCCGCAGCGGCGTCGAGGCCGCCCTGCTGGCCCGGATCACCGAGGCGCCGCTGGAGGAACGGCCGCTGACCGCAGTACTGGAGCATGTCCGGGACACCTTCGGCATGACCGGCGCCGCGCTGCTGGAACGCGACGCCGACGGCGAACGCCCGGTCGCCGTCGTCGGCGAGCCGCCGTCAGCTCATCCGACGCTGTCCGCACCGGCCGGGGAGCACCTGCGGCTGGTGGCCGACGGCCCGGCCCTCTTCGCCGCCGACCAGCGCTTCCTCACCCTGCTGGCCACCGGCGCCGCCCGCGCGCTGCAGGCCGAGCGCCTCGCCGCCCAAGCGGCCCGCGCGCGGGAGCTGACCGAGATCGACAAACTGCGGGCCGCGCTGCTGGCCGCCGTCGGTCACGACCTGCGCACCCCGCTCGCCGGCATCAAGGCATGCGTGTCCAGCCTGCGCGAGCCCGACCTGGAACTCACCGACGCCCAGCAGGCCGAACTCCTGGCCACCGTGGACGCCTCCGCCGACAAGATGAGCGACCTGGTGGAAAACCTCCTCGCGCTCAGCCGTCTGCAAGCCGGCGCCCTCAGCGTGCACCCCCGCGCCACCGCCGTGGACGAGATCACCGCCGTGGCCCTCCTGCACACCCCGCTACCCCCCGGACGCGCCGTCGACATCGACGTCCCCGACGACCTGCCGCCCGCCTGGGCCGACCCCGGCCTGCTGGAACGCGTCGTCGCCAACCTGGTCGCCAACGCACTCCAGGCCGGACCGCCCGGCCGGCCCGTCCACGTGCACGCCCGCCAAGAAGGAGAAGTGATCAGCCTGCAGGTCACCGACCACGGCCCGGGCGTCCCCGCCGACGAGCGGGAACTCATCTTCGCCCCCTTCCAGCGCCTGGACGACCACACCACCCATCACGGCCTCGGCCTGGGGTTGGCCATCGCCCGCGGATTCACCGAGGCCATGAACGGGACCCTGATCCCCACCGACACCCCCAGCGGCGGCCTGACCATGACCCTCACCCTCCCCACAGCACCGTGA
- a CDS encoding APC family permease, whose translation MSISFKRLIVGRPLSSDRLGEQMLPKRIALPVFASDPLSSVAYATQEILLVLTLGGLAYLHLAPWVAAAVVVLLAVVVLSYRQVVQAYPSGGGSYEVATRNLGPWAGLVVASALLVDYVMTVAVSVAAGVDNIISAVPALDPYRVAVNLGFVALLTAMNLRGVRESGRMFAVPTYLFIAGVLAMVMTGLLQTSFGHAPVAESAGWQVRAEPGHVGLTGMALMLLALRAFSSGCTALTGAEAISNGVPAFRPPKARSAATTMAVMGGLSITMFAGITALAMISHVHYVDDACQLVGFPGDCATGSQRTVIAQIAAAVFGGTHSVMFFYIQATTALILILAANTAFNGFPLLSAILAEHRYLPRQLHTRGDRLAFSNGIIILAVVAGTLIYAFQGSVTRLIQLYILGVFTSFTLSQTGMVRHWNRELASVADPGQRRRIHRSRVINAVGACLTALVLVVVLVTKFSHGAYLVVIAMPVLYAMMRGIRRHYDRVARELHPQPGGIVLPSRTHAVVLVSHLHQPTLRALGYAKATHPDSLSALTVKISDEEVSALRAEWDERQIPVPLTVMASPYRDITGSVLEYIAGLHREHPQDLIAVYIPEYVVGHWWEQLLHNQSALRLKTRLLFQRGVMVTSVPWQLDSSDRVAAQQPYPASPGAGSKVG comes from the coding sequence GTGTCGATATCGTTCAAGCGCCTGATCGTGGGCCGTCCGCTCAGCAGTGACCGCCTGGGTGAGCAGATGTTGCCCAAGCGGATCGCCCTGCCGGTTTTTGCCAGTGACCCGTTGTCGTCGGTGGCGTACGCGACGCAGGAGATCCTGCTGGTGCTGACGCTGGGCGGGCTGGCCTATCTGCACCTGGCGCCGTGGGTGGCGGCCGCGGTGGTGGTGCTGCTGGCGGTGGTGGTGCTGTCCTACCGGCAGGTGGTGCAGGCCTACCCCTCCGGCGGCGGCTCGTACGAAGTGGCCACCCGCAACCTGGGGCCCTGGGCGGGACTGGTGGTGGCCTCGGCGTTGCTCGTGGACTACGTGATGACGGTGGCCGTGTCGGTAGCGGCCGGCGTGGACAACATCATTTCCGCAGTGCCGGCACTGGACCCGTACAGGGTCGCGGTGAACCTGGGGTTCGTGGCGCTGTTGACCGCTATGAATCTGCGCGGGGTCCGCGAGTCGGGGCGGATGTTCGCGGTGCCGACCTATCTGTTCATCGCCGGCGTCCTGGCGATGGTCATGACCGGGCTGCTGCAGACATCCTTCGGCCATGCGCCGGTGGCCGAGAGCGCTGGCTGGCAGGTCCGCGCCGAGCCAGGACACGTGGGGCTGACCGGGATGGCACTGATGCTGCTGGCGCTGCGGGCGTTCTCCTCCGGCTGCACGGCACTGACCGGTGCGGAGGCGATCTCCAACGGAGTGCCGGCCTTCAGACCCCCCAAGGCACGCAGCGCGGCCACCACCATGGCGGTGATGGGCGGGCTGTCGATCACCATGTTCGCCGGGATCACCGCACTGGCCATGATCAGCCACGTGCACTACGTGGACGACGCCTGCCAGCTGGTCGGATTCCCCGGAGACTGTGCCACCGGCTCGCAGCGCACGGTGATCGCGCAGATTGCCGCAGCCGTGTTCGGCGGCACGCACTCGGTGATGTTCTTCTACATCCAGGCCACGACCGCATTGATTCTTATCCTGGCGGCCAACACCGCCTTCAACGGCTTCCCGCTGCTGTCGGCGATCCTGGCCGAGCACCGCTACCTGCCCCGGCAGCTGCACACCCGCGGGGACCGGCTGGCGTTCTCCAACGGCATCATCATCCTCGCCGTGGTCGCCGGAACCCTGATCTACGCCTTCCAGGGGTCGGTGACCCGTCTGATCCAGCTCTACATCCTGGGCGTGTTCACCTCCTTCACCCTCTCCCAGACCGGAATGGTCCGGCACTGGAACCGTGAACTGGCGAGTGTGGCCGATCCGGGGCAGCGCCGACGAATCCACCGCTCAAGGGTGATCAACGCGGTGGGCGCGTGCCTGACCGCGCTGGTGCTGGTAGTGGTCCTGGTCACGAAGTTCAGTCACGGCGCCTATCTGGTGGTGATCGCCATGCCGGTGCTGTACGCGATGATGCGGGGCATCCGCCGCCACTACGACCGGGTGGCGCGTGAGCTGCATCCGCAGCCGGGCGGCATCGTGCTGCCCAGCCGCACCCACGCGGTGGTGCTGGTCTCCCATCTGCATCAGCCCACCCTTCGCGCGCTGGGCTACGCCAAGGCCACCCACCCGGACTCCCTCAGCGCACTGACCGTCAAGATCAGCGACGAGGAGGTCAGTGCCCTGCGCGCCGAGTGGGACGAGCGCCAGATCCCGGTTCCGCTGACGGTGATGGCCTCCCCGTACCGGGACATCACCGGCTCGGTGCTGGAGTACATCGCCGGCCTGCACCGTGAGCACCCCCAGGACCTGATCGCGGTGTACATCCCCGAGTACGTGGTCGGCCACTGGTGGGAGCAGCTGCTGCACAATCAGTCCGCGCTGCGGCTGAAGACCCGGCTGTTGTTCCAGCGCGGGGTGATGGTGACCAGCGTGCCGTGGCAGCTGGACTCCAGTGACCGCGTGGCCGCGCAGCAGCCGTACCCGGCCTCGCCTGGCGCGGGGTCGAAGGTCGGTTAG
- a CDS encoding sensor histidine kinase KdpD produces MNRLPRRLTPRTLRGRLSLVALTTAALLMTVLTVTFNTVMDRHLQHQADDQLRNRAAAVETTIDTSGRRVQVLETVNDRLLDANAWIYAGTRLLEQPPATTAGSTLTRAANRLAAQGERACSTVDAQSPHAVRLCSDLVGGRHGATVVTALDLEPYRNSADTLLLGSLILDAVMLACTYALTRLAVGRALRPVRAMTEQATQWSAVGSDERFSAESHPAELARLGSSLDTLLDRIRTVLRHEQQLTGELSHELRTPLTRIVIELDWWQARPRTAAETRATHGVIAEAAQSMRTICDTLLDDARDRAQNTSVAPGTTSVVPVLHRLVESLDARDHVKILVDVTDPGQQAGVAPALLERIVSPLLTNAVRYARATVTVSARQLPGSVRIDVTDDGPGVPASFVDDLFQPGRRADSGDGHDGAGLGLSLARRLARAVGGEVSHDPGYASGARFRVDLPVG; encoded by the coding sequence ATGAACCGTCTCCCGCGCCGCCTGACTCCCCGCACACTGCGCGGCCGGCTCTCCCTCGTGGCACTGACCACCGCCGCGCTGCTGATGACCGTACTGACGGTGACGTTCAACACCGTGATGGACCGGCACCTGCAACACCAGGCGGACGACCAACTGCGCAACCGTGCCGCAGCCGTCGAAACGACCATCGACACCAGCGGCCGACGGGTGCAGGTCCTGGAGACCGTCAACGACCGCCTCCTCGACGCCAACGCGTGGATCTACGCCGGGACACGGCTGCTGGAGCAGCCGCCCGCCACCACGGCCGGCAGCACGCTGACCCGGGCCGCCAACCGGCTCGCCGCACAGGGCGAGCGCGCCTGCTCGACCGTCGACGCTCAGAGCCCACACGCCGTGCGCCTGTGCTCGGATCTCGTGGGCGGCCGTCACGGCGCCACCGTGGTCACGGCCCTGGACCTCGAGCCCTACCGGAATTCGGCCGACACCCTGCTGCTGGGTTCCCTGATCCTGGACGCCGTCATGCTCGCGTGCACCTACGCGCTGACGCGTCTGGCCGTCGGACGGGCGCTGCGCCCCGTACGCGCCATGACCGAACAGGCCACCCAGTGGAGCGCCGTCGGTTCCGACGAACGCTTCAGCGCCGAGAGCCATCCAGCCGAACTCGCCCGTCTGGGCTCCTCGTTGGACACTCTGCTGGACCGTATACGCACCGTGCTGCGCCACGAGCAGCAGCTGACCGGCGAACTGTCCCACGAACTGCGCACCCCGCTCACCCGGATCGTCATCGAACTGGACTGGTGGCAGGCGCGCCCACGCACCGCCGCCGAGACCCGCGCCACCCATGGAGTGATCGCCGAAGCGGCCCAGTCCATGCGCACCATCTGCGACACACTGCTCGACGATGCCCGGGACAGAGCTCAGAACACCTCGGTGGCCCCTGGCACCACCAGCGTCGTGCCGGTCCTGCACCGGCTGGTCGAGAGCCTCGACGCCCGGGATCATGTGAAAATCCTCGTCGACGTGACCGATCCAGGACAGCAGGCGGGAGTCGCGCCCGCTCTCCTTGAACGCATCGTCAGCCCGCTGCTGACCAACGCGGTCCGCTACGCCCGCGCCACGGTGACCGTGTCCGCGCGGCAGCTGCCCGGCAGCGTGCGTATCGACGTCACCGACGACGGCCCCGGCGTCCCGGCATCGTTCGTCGACGACCTCTTCCAGCCCGGCCGCCGCGCCGACTCCGGCGACGGGCACGACGGCGCGGGTCTCGGGCTGTCGCTCGCACGGCGCCTGGCCCGCGCCGTCGGCGGCGAGGTGTCCCACGATCCCGGTTACGCCTCCGGAGCACGCTTCCGGGTCGACCTGCCTGTCGGGTGA
- a CDS encoding response regulator transcription factor, protein MRHKILVVEDDHALRDVLRRGLLDEDFEPVLAADGATALKLATDSISAVVLDVGLPDADGRDVCQALRANGFAAPIIFLTARHHLTDRLSGFSAGADDYLPKPFHLAELVARLRAALKRSGPPAMATSGDLVLDPTRHSARAGEADVDLSPTEFRLLATLVAAGGALVSRRDLVRAAWPDGAQVSDNTLDQYLSRLRRKLREADSDLSLTTARGIGHRLS, encoded by the coding sequence ATGCGCCACAAGATCCTGGTCGTCGAGGACGATCACGCCCTGCGTGACGTGCTCCGCCGCGGCCTGCTCGACGAGGACTTCGAGCCGGTGCTCGCCGCCGACGGCGCCACCGCCCTGAAGCTGGCCACCGACAGCATCTCCGCTGTCGTCCTGGACGTGGGGCTCCCCGACGCGGACGGACGGGACGTCTGCCAGGCGCTGCGCGCCAACGGTTTCGCCGCCCCGATCATCTTCCTGACGGCCCGCCACCACCTCACCGACCGGCTGTCCGGGTTCTCCGCCGGGGCCGACGACTACCTGCCCAAGCCATTCCACCTCGCCGAACTCGTCGCCCGGCTGCGAGCAGCACTCAAACGCTCCGGGCCCCCAGCCATGGCCACCTCCGGGGATCTGGTCCTGGACCCGACCCGGCACAGTGCGAGGGCCGGCGAAGCCGACGTCGACCTGTCGCCGACGGAGTTCCGGCTGCTGGCCACGCTCGTCGCCGCGGGCGGCGCCCTCGTGAGCCGACGCGACCTGGTGAGAGCCGCCTGGCCGGACGGCGCACAGGTCAGCGACAACACCCTCGATCAGTACCTGAGCCGGCTGCGCCGCAAGCTGCGCGAGGCCGACAGCGACCTGAGCCTCACGACGGCACGCGGGATCGGACACCGCCTGTCATGA